A genomic window from Haladaptatus caseinilyticus includes:
- a CDS encoding DNA-directed RNA polymerase subunit epsilon, with the protein MYRGDGDPKTAGWQWESEADAERNDRETRVLSQLPGDGAVRRADLQRDQSVRKWGPVTPSATVIGRAKSPEDDLSDSIRRLHEERHSAMAGHSSRMHHLDKLRVSHALCNDLSLTPWQRDCVLGVMSELDLTAFGSQRAIPKVALVVIRHIVDREREHHLGLHDTEWIHGLPPERLTDLYDQFESLTDENEFTNLAEKHGLDITSLNRLRRVLTAQLDEHGLEYAVHGRNPHRDPNLPSSTSRGATGAEAGD; encoded by the coding sequence ATGTACCGAGGCGATGGCGATCCGAAGACTGCCGGTTGGCAGTGGGAGTCGGAAGCGGACGCCGAGCGAAACGACCGAGAAACGCGCGTGCTAAGCCAACTCCCGGGGGATGGTGCGGTTCGGCGGGCGGACCTCCAGCGCGACCAGTCGGTTCGAAAGTGGGGGCCGGTGACGCCCAGCGCGACAGTTATCGGTCGGGCGAAATCGCCGGAAGATGACCTGAGCGACAGCATTCGTCGATTGCACGAAGAACGCCACTCCGCGATGGCCGGACACAGCAGTCGGATGCACCATCTGGACAAACTCCGGGTGAGCCACGCGCTCTGTAACGACCTCTCGCTGACGCCGTGGCAACGTGACTGCGTCCTCGGCGTCATGTCGGAACTCGATTTGACCGCCTTCGGGAGCCAACGGGCCATTCCGAAGGTCGCGCTGGTCGTCATCCGCCACATCGTCGATAGGGAGCGCGAACACCACCTCGGACTGCACGATACCGAGTGGATTCACGGACTACCGCCGGAACGACTGACCGACCTATACGACCAGTTCGAGTCGCTCACGGACGAAAACGAGTTCACGAACCTCGCGGAAAAACACGGACTCGACATCACGAGTCTGAACCGGCTCCGGCGCGTTCTCACGGCCCAACTCGACGAGCACGGACTGGAGTACGCGGTTCACGGTCGGAATCCACACCGGGACCCGAACCTGCCGAGTTCGACGAGCCGGGGCGCAACTGGTGCCGAGGCGGGGGATTGA
- a CDS encoding 1,4-dihydroxy-2-naphthoate polyprenyltransferase: MTETATEVSRTKAWLMAARPHTLPAAAAPIFVGVGLAVHEGLFAPLPALAAFVGAALIQIGTNFANDYYDAVKGVDTDERTGFTRVTQSGLIAPDEVKRAMYGTFLLAILVGAYLVYVGGIPILVIGLASVASGIAYAGGPFPLGSNGLGDLFVFLFFGVIAVMGTFYVQAAALLAAPLTLEIPAGTVTWQAFLASLPVAAISTDILVVNNVRDLKTDKKAGKKTLAVLIGSTASRGEFVGMLLLSYLVPVYFWTGSEFGPLVLLPLITGPYAVMIARTVLTKTSGEALNPALEQTGKLLALHSGLFALGMVL; encoded by the coding sequence ATGACCGAAACGGCGACCGAGGTCTCTCGCACGAAAGCGTGGCTCATGGCGGCCCGACCGCACACCCTCCCCGCCGCAGCCGCGCCGATTTTCGTCGGGGTTGGACTCGCCGTCCACGAAGGGTTGTTCGCCCCGCTTCCCGCGCTCGCCGCCTTCGTCGGTGCGGCGCTCATCCAGATCGGCACCAACTTCGCCAACGACTATTACGACGCCGTGAAGGGCGTCGATACCGACGAACGGACAGGATTCACCCGGGTCACCCAATCCGGGCTCATCGCACCCGACGAAGTCAAGCGCGCGATGTACGGCACGTTCCTGCTCGCCATCCTCGTCGGCGCGTACCTCGTCTACGTCGGCGGGATCCCGATTCTCGTCATCGGGCTCGCGAGCGTCGCCAGCGGCATCGCCTACGCAGGCGGACCGTTTCCCCTCGGATCGAACGGGTTAGGTGACCTATTCGTCTTCCTCTTTTTCGGCGTTATCGCCGTGATGGGGACGTTTTACGTGCAGGCCGCGGCGCTCCTCGCCGCGCCCCTCACGCTCGAAATCCCCGCGGGGACCGTCACCTGGCAGGCGTTTCTCGCGAGCCTCCCCGTCGCAGCAATCTCCACCGATATCCTCGTCGTGAACAACGTCCGGGACTTGAAAACCGATAAAAAAGCGGGCAAGAAGACGCTTGCCGTGCTCATCGGCTCCACCGCCAGTCGTGGCGAGTTTGTCGGAATGCTGTTGCTCTCGTACCTCGTCCCCGTCTACTTCTGGACGGGGAGCGAGTTCGGCCCGCTCGTTCTTTTGCCCCTCATTACTGGCCCCTACGCCGTGATGATTGCTCGAACCGTCCTGACGAAAACGTCGGGCGAGGCGCTCAACCCAGCCCTCGAACAGACGGGGAAGCTGCTGGCCCTCCACTCGGGGTTGTTCGCCCTCGGAATGGTGCTCTGA
- a CDS encoding mandelate racemase/muconate lactonizing enzyme family protein, whose translation MKIETREFSLPLESPLSTAHGTIEHRNGILVRIEDGDEVGIGEATPLPGWTESLTACRAALTDVDSPVDALATLESTPAARHGLSLALADLRAKREKRPLYRYLSGPEQVEAIPVNATIGDSPPDETADAALDAVAAGFGCLKVKVGARSVTDDVARLRAVRDAVGSDVELRTDANGGWSRAQAREAFHKLDPLRVTYVEQPVSGDDIEGLADLRGRSVRVAVDESIAETSVDTVLDADAADVLICKPMVLGGPDKAVEVAKRARDAGVSSVVTTTIDGVVARTAAIHVAAAIPDRPACGLATGTMLARDVGPDRARIVNGSISVPQAPGNGVADTWGRQ comes from the coding sequence ATGAAAATCGAAACACGCGAGTTCTCACTCCCGTTGGAATCGCCGCTTAGCACTGCCCATGGAACTATCGAACACCGAAACGGGATTCTCGTCCGAATCGAGGATGGCGACGAGGTCGGAATCGGCGAAGCGACGCCGCTTCCGGGCTGGACTGAATCGCTCACCGCATGCCGTGCGGCGCTGACCGATGTGGACTCTCCGGTGGATGCCCTCGCAACTCTCGAATCGACGCCTGCCGCCCGGCACGGTCTCTCGCTCGCGCTGGCCGACCTTCGGGCGAAGCGCGAGAAACGACCACTCTATCGATATCTTTCGGGCCCGGAGCAGGTAGAAGCGATTCCGGTGAACGCGACCATCGGTGACTCTCCACCCGACGAAACCGCCGATGCCGCACTGGATGCTGTCGCCGCGGGTTTCGGGTGTCTGAAGGTGAAAGTCGGTGCACGCTCGGTTACCGACGACGTAGCACGGCTTCGAGCGGTTCGTGACGCGGTCGGGTCCGACGTCGAACTCCGAACCGATGCGAACGGCGGTTGGTCGCGTGCGCAAGCGCGCGAAGCGTTCCACAAACTCGACCCGCTACGAGTTACCTACGTCGAGCAGCCGGTGTCGGGGGACGATATCGAGGGTCTCGCCGACCTCCGCGGTCGGTCGGTCCGCGTCGCCGTGGACGAGTCGATAGCCGAAACCTCGGTCGATACGGTACTCGATGCCGACGCCGCCGACGTTCTCATCTGTAAGCCGATGGTACTCGGTGGCCCGGACAAGGCCGTAGAAGTCGCGAAGCGCGCCCGTGATGCTGGTGTCTCGTCGGTCGTGACGACGACCATCGACGGCGTCGTTGCCCGAACGGCCGCGATTCACGTCGCTGCTGCGATTCCCGATCGACCGGCGTGTGGACTGGCAACCGGGACGATGCTGGCTCGTGACGTCGGCCCCGACCGTGCACGCATCGTGAATGGGTCGATAAGCGTTCCGCAAGCGCCCGGAAACGGCGTCGCCGATACGTGGGGGCGACAATGA
- the menE gene encoding o-succinylbenzoate--CoA ligase, whose translation MKDEEVTMGWGKTHDWLAHRTAVTPDSTALIEAGDGTEWTYADVDSSVEETAGKLAGLGLRSGDHLGVLMETRLASVLLVHAAMRLGCVLVPLNVRLAVPELRRQVEHTDLSVLACEAETETTARDISGTVPVVSVDVSTDTTLSECERTEFDPMVWSRDDPQVMLFTSGTTGNPKAVVLTMGNLLASATASAFRLGVLPGDRWHLCLSTYHMGGLAPLLRSTLYGTTVVLESGGGFVPEETLTNVRTYDATGISLVPTMLRRLLDADDSDGASRLDSLRFVLLGGAPARKELIDKCETCGVPVCPTYGMTETASQIATARPEEAFEHRGTVGRSLMFTDVTVIDDSGSPVQAGESGELVVAGPTVMAGYYGNRDATEDAFGEYGLYTGDIGYRDDTGRLWVLNRRSDRIVTGGENVHPGEVVTVLRDHPAIRDVAVVGIEDEEWGERIGALVVPMADETVSLESVRAYCDGRLAGYKQPRLLEATDELPRTPSGTIDREAVRERLRYDS comes from the coding sequence ATGAAGGACGAAGAGGTGACGATGGGGTGGGGTAAAACGCACGATTGGCTCGCTCACCGAACGGCGGTTACACCGGACTCGACCGCACTCATCGAGGCGGGAGACGGTACCGAATGGACGTACGCCGACGTCGATTCGTCGGTCGAGGAAACAGCCGGAAAACTCGCCGGACTCGGGCTTCGTTCGGGCGACCATCTGGGCGTCCTGATGGAAACACGATTGGCATCAGTGTTGCTCGTTCACGCTGCGATGCGACTCGGTTGCGTGCTCGTCCCGCTGAACGTCCGTCTCGCCGTCCCCGAACTCCGTCGACAGGTCGAGCACACCGACCTGTCGGTACTCGCCTGCGAGGCCGAAACTGAAACGACGGCCCGCGATATTTCAGGTACTGTTCCGGTCGTGTCGGTCGATGTATCGACCGACACGACCCTCTCCGAGTGTGAACGGACCGAATTCGACCCCATGGTGTGGTCGCGCGACGACCCACAAGTCATGCTGTTCACGTCGGGAACGACGGGAAATCCGAAAGCCGTCGTGCTCACCATGGGTAACCTGCTGGCGAGTGCGACCGCCTCCGCGTTTCGGTTGGGCGTGCTCCCGGGAGACCGCTGGCATCTCTGCCTCTCGACGTATCACATGGGTGGTCTCGCTCCCCTCCTCCGTTCGACGCTGTACGGCACGACGGTCGTCCTGGAATCGGGGGGTGGGTTCGTCCCCGAGGAAACGCTGACAAACGTTCGAACCTACGACGCGACCGGAATCTCGCTCGTCCCGACGATGCTCCGTCGGCTGTTGGACGCCGACGATTCCGACGGTGCGTCCCGTCTGGACTCCCTTCGATTCGTCCTGCTCGGTGGGGCACCAGCCCGTAAGGAACTCATCGATAAGTGTGAAACGTGCGGCGTTCCGGTCTGTCCGACATACGGAATGACCGAAACCGCATCGCAGATCGCTACTGCCCGACCCGAGGAAGCGTTCGAACACCGTGGAACAGTCGGTCGGTCCCTCATGTTCACCGACGTTACCGTGATTGACGACAGCGGCAGCCCAGTTCAAGCGGGCGAATCGGGCGAACTCGTGGTTGCCGGACCCACCGTTATGGCGGGATACTACGGCAACCGTGACGCGACTGAGGATGCGTTCGGCGAATACGGTCTCTACACTGGCGATATCGGCTACCGGGACGATACTGGCCGTTTGTGGGTGCTCAACCGACGTTCGGACCGTATCGTCACCGGTGGCGAAAACGTCCATCCCGGCGAAGTCGTGACGGTTCTCCGCGATCATCCCGCGATTCGTGATGTTGCAGTCGTCGGCATCGAAGACGAGGAGTGGGGCGAACGAATCGGCGCACTCGTCGTCCCGATGGCCGACGAAACGGTTTCCCTCGAATCGGTTCGTGCGTACTGCGACGGCCGTCTGGCCGGGTACAAACAGCCACGGCTCCTCGAAGCGACCGACGAACTGCCGCGAACGCCGTCGGGAACGATCGACCGCGAAGCGGTCCGCGAGCGACTTCGTTATGACTCTTGA
- a CDS encoding CHRD domain-containing protein, translating to MGESRMFNRRDMLKTGVALGVGSSVANAQSEDGVAFSAGRMSGEQQSPSVQTDAQGTAMVVQEGESIRFVVLVSEIENVTQAHIHRGGAGESGPVVVWLYPGPKRTNPQLIAGRFDGVLSSGQFSAADFVGPLEGKPLDALVTAMEDGNAYVNVHTEANPEGEIRGQLSPTSDARVRFNQNIQINASNTLNISRSSSLQVQES from the coding sequence ATGGGGGAAAGTAGAATGTTCAACAGACGCGACATGCTCAAAACGGGGGTCGCATTGGGTGTCGGAAGCAGCGTCGCCAACGCACAATCGGAGGATGGGGTAGCGTTCAGCGCTGGACGAATGTCGGGTGAACAACAGTCACCATCGGTGCAGACGGACGCCCAGGGGACTGCGATGGTCGTCCAAGAGGGAGAATCGATACGGTTCGTCGTGCTCGTGAGCGAAATCGAGAACGTCACGCAGGCGCATATCCACCGCGGTGGGGCTGGAGAAAGCGGTCCGGTCGTCGTATGGTTGTACCCCGGCCCGAAGCGGACGAATCCACAGTTGATCGCCGGACGGTTCGACGGCGTGCTCTCGTCGGGGCAGTTCTCGGCGGCGGACTTCGTCGGACCGCTCGAAGGAAAACCACTCGACGCGCTGGTGACGGCCATGGAGGACGGTAACGCTTATGTCAACGTTCACACGGAGGCGAATCCGGAGGGCGAAATCAGGGGGCAGCTGTCACCGACCTCGGACGCGCGCGTTCGTTTCAATCAGAATATCCAGATCAACGCGAGCAACACGCTCAACATCAGTCGGTCGTCCAGCTTGCAGGTTCAAGAGTCATAA
- a CDS encoding NRDE family protein: protein MCTLIVAWRVFDETPIVAAANRDEALGRPSNPPGVLDHDPTVIAPQDREADGTWVGYNEHGLFVGVTNRRADIDGERSRGLLVRDALAHESPADALQFVHDELAKRQYAGFNLFLADADEATILEWDGILQTTHLDPGVHVIVNEGMNTHAPKSNRIRDAVHPDPDETVVEWRTRAKAVLRNHDIGACVHGDGYGTRSSSIVTIEEGESDRYEFADGPPCQTDYDIVEGHL from the coding sequence GTGTGTACACTCATCGTCGCGTGGCGGGTGTTCGACGAAACGCCGATCGTCGCCGCCGCGAATCGGGACGAAGCCCTGGGGCGACCGTCGAACCCTCCCGGAGTGCTGGACCACGACCCGACCGTAATCGCCCCACAGGACCGGGAGGCGGACGGAACGTGGGTCGGGTACAACGAACATGGCCTGTTCGTCGGCGTGACGAATCGGCGGGCGGACATCGACGGTGAACGCTCCCGTGGACTACTGGTTCGGGACGCATTGGCCCACGAGTCACCGGCCGATGCCCTCCAGTTCGTTCACGACGAACTCGCGAAACGGCAGTACGCAGGCTTCAATCTCTTTCTCGCGGATGCCGATGAGGCAACCATATTGGAGTGGGACGGCATCCTCCAAACGACGCATCTCGACCCGGGGGTTCACGTCATCGTAAACGAGGGAATGAACACCCACGCACCGAAATCGAACCGAATTCGAGACGCGGTGCATCCCGACCCCGACGAGACAGTGGTCGAATGGCGCACCCGAGCGAAAGCAGTACTCCGAAATCACGACATCGGCGCGTGCGTCCACGGCGATGGGTACGGAACTCGTTCATCGTCCATCGTGACTATCGAGGAAGGGGAAAGTGACAGGTACGAGTTCGCCGACGGTCCCCCCTGCCAAACCGACTACGACATCGTGGAAGGTCACCTTTAA
- a CDS encoding helix-turn-helix transcriptional regulator: protein MSTATSEEELTEDEYAGLELVRETGGIHQSDFWKQLDVSSRKGSRIIESLVAKEFVQREKTVYDGHNTYFVTPAAKDLDFSLLMAGDMLSPFIGEEEIDPESDAFSQWIMNLAYEE from the coding sequence ATGAGCACGGCCACGTCCGAGGAAGAACTCACCGAGGACGAGTACGCAGGACTCGAACTCGTCCGCGAAACGGGTGGAATCCACCAAAGCGATTTTTGGAAACAGCTCGACGTTTCATCCCGAAAGGGAAGTCGAATCATCGAGTCACTGGTCGCGAAAGAATTCGTTCAGCGAGAAAAGACCGTCTACGACGGACACAACACGTACTTCGTCACTCCCGCCGCGAAGGACCTCGACTTCTCCCTGCTGATGGCGGGCGATATGCTCTCGCCGTTCATCGGTGAGGAGGAAATCGATCCCGAAAGCGACGCCTTCTCGCAGTGGATCATGAACCTGGCGTACGAGGAGTAA
- the gatA gene encoding Asp-tRNA(Asn)/Glu-tRNA(Gln) amidotransferase subunit GatA yields MSENIFITEETIEGEEGGSLAGKSVAVKDNISTEGVRTTCGSAMLEEYVPPYDATVVTKLKDAGATIVGKANMDEFGMGTTTETSAFGATENPVAPGRVPGGSSGGSAAAVAAGEADLALGTDTGGSIRCPAAFCGVVGIKPTYGLVSRYGLVAYANSLEQIGPIAPTVEEAAGLLDVIAGADEHDATTRDEGNDSNYASAADGDVDGLDIGVPTELVEGADDGVVEQFKDAMEDLESQGATVHDVSLPSVEHAVEAYYVIAMSEASSNLARYDGVRYGHSGGYDGNWNEVFSEAREEAFGDEVKRRILLGTYALSAGYHDKYYKKAQDARAWVKQDFDSAFEDVDVLASPTMPVPPFELGESLDDPLQMYLADANTVPVNLANLPAISVPAGETDGLPVGVQFIGPKFGERTVIRTGGALE; encoded by the coding sequence ATGAGTGAGAATATTTTCATCACTGAAGAAACCATCGAGGGCGAGGAAGGCGGTTCTCTCGCCGGAAAATCGGTCGCCGTCAAGGATAACATCAGCACCGAAGGCGTCCGAACCACCTGTGGGTCGGCCATGCTCGAGGAGTACGTTCCGCCCTACGACGCAACCGTCGTAACGAAACTGAAGGACGCTGGCGCGACCATCGTCGGGAAGGCCAACATGGACGAGTTCGGCATGGGAACGACCACCGAAACGTCAGCCTTCGGCGCGACTGAAAACCCGGTCGCGCCGGGGCGCGTCCCAGGAGGTTCGTCGGGCGGGAGTGCTGCGGCAGTTGCGGCGGGCGAGGCCGACCTCGCACTCGGAACCGACACGGGTGGTTCGATTCGCTGTCCCGCCGCGTTCTGCGGCGTCGTCGGCATCAAGCCGACGTACGGTCTCGTCTCGCGCTACGGACTCGTCGCCTATGCGAACAGTCTCGAACAGATCGGCCCGATCGCGCCGACGGTCGAGGAAGCGGCCGGACTGCTGGACGTTATCGCCGGGGCCGACGAGCACGACGCGACGACCAGGGACGAAGGGAACGACAGCAACTACGCGAGCGCTGCCGACGGCGACGTTGACGGACTTGACATCGGCGTACCCACGGAACTGGTCGAGGGTGCGGACGACGGCGTCGTCGAACAGTTCAAAGATGCCATGGAGGACCTCGAATCGCAGGGCGCGACCGTCCACGACGTGTCGCTTCCGTCCGTCGAACACGCGGTCGAAGCCTACTACGTCATCGCTATGTCGGAAGCCTCCTCGAACCTCGCGCGCTACGACGGCGTTCGATACGGGCACTCCGGCGGCTACGACGGCAACTGGAACGAGGTGTTCTCCGAAGCCCGCGAGGAAGCCTTCGGCGACGAGGTGAAACGCCGCATCCTGCTCGGCACCTACGCCCTCTCGGCTGGCTACCACGACAAATACTACAAAAAAGCGCAGGACGCCCGCGCGTGGGTGAAACAGGACTTCGATTCCGCGTTCGAAGACGTGGACGTACTGGCCAGTCCCACGATGCCGGTTCCGCCGTTCGAACTCGGCGAGAGCCTGGACGACCCGCTCCAGATGTACCTCGCGGACGCGAACACAGTTCCCGTAAACCTCGCCAACCTCCCCGCGATTTCGGTTCCCGCGGGCGAAACCGACGGCCTTCCCGTCGGTGTGCAGTTCATCGGGCCGAAGTTCGGCGAAAGAACTGTGATTCGAACCGGAGGCGCGCTGGAGTAA
- the gatC gene encoding Asp-tRNA(Asn)/Glu-tRNA(Gln) amidotransferase subunit GatC — protein MSDTSPGPDEVRHVARLARVAISDEEAEQFAGQFADILGYFETLDEVPEVERDVDLVNVMRDDEVRDSLEQEKALSNTSESEEGYFKGPNVS, from the coding sequence ATGAGCGATACGTCCCCCGGGCCTGACGAGGTTCGGCACGTCGCACGGCTAGCTCGTGTGGCGATTTCCGACGAGGAAGCCGAGCAGTTCGCCGGACAGTTCGCGGATATCCTGGGATATTTCGAGACGTTGGATGAAGTCCCGGAAGTCGAGCGAGACGTCGACCTCGTCAACGTCATGCGCGACGACGAGGTACGGGACAGTTTGGAACAGGAAAAAGCGCTGTCGAACACATCGGAGTCCGAAGAGGGCTATTTCAAGGGGCCGAACGTATCATGA
- a CDS encoding transcription initiation factor IIB — MTDTRTRPTDETETSGERTESDERQADEQERCPECGGQLVTDEERGERVCDDCGLVVEENAVDRGPEWRAFDASEREQKSRVGAPTTTMMHDKGLSTNIDWRDRDAYGNSLGSRQREKMQRLRKWNERFRTRDSKERNLKQALGEIDRMASALGLPDSVREMASVIYRRALDENLLPGRSIEGVATGSLYAAARQARTPRSLDELTAVSRVEKDEIARTYRYVARELGLEIEPADPKSYVPRFASDLDLSDETERRARSLLDTATEQGIHSGKSPVGLAAAAVYAAALLTNEKVTQSEVSDVANISEVTIRNRYHELLDAEEGTITP, encoded by the coding sequence ATGACTGATACACGTACTCGACCAACCGACGAAACGGAGACCAGTGGCGAGCGAACGGAATCCGACGAACGACAGGCTGATGAGCAGGAGCGCTGTCCCGAATGTGGCGGGCAGTTGGTGACCGACGAGGAGCGCGGCGAGCGGGTCTGTGACGACTGTGGGCTCGTCGTCGAAGAGAACGCCGTCGACCGTGGACCGGAGTGGCGAGCGTTCGACGCGAGCGAGCGTGAGCAAAAATCCCGCGTCGGCGCGCCGACGACGACGATGATGCACGACAAGGGACTGTCGACCAACATCGACTGGCGCGACAGGGACGCCTACGGAAACTCGCTCGGCTCTCGGCAGCGCGAGAAGATGCAGCGACTGCGCAAGTGGAACGAGCGGTTCCGCACCCGCGACAGCAAGGAGCGCAACCTCAAGCAGGCGCTCGGCGAAATCGACCGAATGGCGTCGGCACTCGGCCTTCCGGATTCGGTTCGCGAGATGGCCAGCGTCATCTACCGCAGAGCACTCGACGAGAACTTGCTACCTGGTCGTTCCATCGAGGGGGTTGCGACCGGCTCGTTGTACGCCGCCGCCAGACAGGCGAGAACGCCGCGTAGCTTGGACGAACTGACCGCCGTCTCACGTGTCGAAAAGGACGAAATCGCACGCACGTATCGCTACGTTGCCCGCGAACTCGGACTCGAAATCGAACCCGCTGACCCGAAAAGTTACGTTCCGCGGTTCGCCTCCGATCTCGACCTCTCCGACGAAACCGAGCGCAGAGCGCGCTCGCTGCTCGATACCGCGACCGAGCAAGGAATCCACAGTGGAAAATCACCAGTCGGCCTCGCGGCCGCCGCGGTGTACGCCGCCGCCCTCCTGACCAACGAAAAAGTCACTCAAAGTGAAGTGAGCGACGTAGCGAACATCAGTGAAGTCACCATCCGCAATCGATACCACGAACTGCTCGATGCCGAAGAAGGGACGATAACACCCTAA
- a CDS encoding NUDIX hydrolase codes for METTRHFTATTYVVHDGECLLHEHDRLDMWLPPGGHLDRDELPREAALREVREETGLQVSILEPETSVSADFGRELSPAEHVMLYDIDSFEGEVGHQHIDFVYYGEAMDRALSPNVDETGTDGWEWFSPLDLRNHHELTSEVVTLGTEAIERVEGRSENEL; via the coding sequence ATGGAGACGACGAGACATTTCACCGCGACGACCTACGTCGTCCACGATGGCGAGTGCCTGCTCCACGAGCACGACAGACTCGACATGTGGCTTCCACCGGGTGGGCATTTAGACCGCGACGAACTGCCCCGTGAAGCCGCCCTGCGGGAAGTTCGCGAGGAAACAGGATTGCAAGTATCCATCCTCGAACCGGAAACGAGTGTTTCCGCGGATTTCGGCAGGGAGCTTTCGCCCGCAGAACACGTTATGCTCTACGACATCGACAGCTTCGAGGGAGAAGTCGGCCACCAACATATCGATTTCGTCTACTACGGCGAAGCGATGGATCGGGCTCTCTCGCCGAATGTAGACGAAACCGGAACCGACGGCTGGGAATGGTTTTCCCCACTCGACCTTCGGAACCATCATGAGCTCACTTCGGAAGTCGTAACGCTCGGAACCGAGGCTATCGAACGTGTCGAAGGACGGAGCGAAAACGAGTTATAG
- a CDS encoding asparagine synthase C-terminal domain-containing protein: protein MQGADPDLVRRAIESNDPFPGTRGFAGELDGALVRDVLGRYPLFSATDDPTTWSDDPCELDDPNPIPAGVARTKDGDERLWHLPDPSPFEDEEEAISAVEGAIRASLEEISSDGLAVAFSGGVDSAVVASAFDCPLYVAGFPDSHDVEAAKTAAERMNRDVRVVELTHEDIERAVPTVARAIGRTNAMDIQIALPLYLTGERARRDGYDRLAVGQGADELFGGYEKVARADHRVEAETVRGAARETIRTLPEQLTRDVLTLRAAGVEPIAPLLSDHVVRTALRLPGNMLVSADGVRKWALRESARSFVPDEVAARDKKAVQYGSLVARELDRLARQAGYKRRMDDHVTKYIRSRFE from the coding sequence ATGCAGGGTGCAGACCCCGATCTCGTTCGGCGTGCAATCGAATCGAACGACCCGTTCCCGGGAACGCGAGGATTCGCAGGTGAACTCGATGGGGCGCTCGTTCGGGACGTTTTAGGTCGGTATCCTCTCTTTTCCGCAACTGACGACCCGACGACGTGGAGCGACGACCCGTGCGAGTTGGATGACCCGAACCCGATTCCGGCGGGGGTTGCCCGCACGAAGGACGGGGACGAACGACTCTGGCATCTCCCGGACCCCTCGCCCTTCGAGGACGAGGAGGAAGCCATCTCCGCAGTCGAGGGAGCGATCCGAGCCAGTCTCGAAGAAATCTCGTCGGACGGTCTCGCGGTCGCGTTTTCGGGTGGCGTCGATTCTGCAGTCGTCGCGAGTGCCTTCGACTGTCCGCTGTACGTCGCGGGTTTCCCAGACAGTCACGACGTTGAAGCGGCGAAAACTGCCGCAGAACGGATGAACAGGGACGTTCGAGTGGTGGAGCTCACGCACGAGGATATCGAACGCGCAGTTCCGACGGTCGCTCGCGCCATCGGACGAACGAACGCGATGGACATTCAAATCGCACTTCCATTGTATCTAACCGGCGAGCGGGCACGACGGGACGGTTACGACCGGCTCGCGGTCGGGCAGGGTGCAGACGAACTCTTCGGCGGATACGAGAAAGTCGCGCGTGCGGACCACCGCGTCGAGGCGGAGACGGTTCGCGGTGCGGCCCGTGAGACGATCCGAACGCTTCCCGAACAGTTGACGCGGGATGTGCTCACCCTACGGGCTGCGGGCGTCGAACCCATCGCACCACTGCTTTCCGACCACGTCGTTCGAACCGCGCTCCGACTGCCTGGAAACATGCTCGTCTCCGCTGACGGCGTGCGTAAATGGGCGCTCAGGGAGTCCGCTCGGTCGTTCGTCCCCGACGAGGTTGCGGCTCGGGACAAGAAAGCGGTGCAGTATGGGAGTCTCGTCGCGCGCGAACTCGACCGCCTCGCGCGACAGGCGGGGTACAAGCGGCGGATGGACGACCACGTGACGAAGTATATCCGCTCCCGCTTCGAATAG